A DNA window from Drosophila biarmipes strain raj3 chromosome 2R, RU_DBia_V1.1, whole genome shotgun sequence contains the following coding sequences:
- the LOC108026839 gene encoding RNA polymerase-associated protein Rtf1, with product MGKRRTQSLIDSNSSDSDSESETNLESDLMSLAKKRKKPQTAAKSSSRSDSDSDWANNKAGAPASKKKKRQKASRDSSSSESNWDDDSQDEEQPARQSPAQAQQEQKAPEQASQPAHLSEQEEGEVSDSDSDKSKSNSSSSGSDSSSSSSSSSDSEFDDGFDDDLMGDEEDRRRLNALSEKERETEIYKRIEQREFMRTRWEIERKLKLARRGEKNQEKSKNKGERAKKKKEKREKKAKKARAAQAAAPPQTSASTLTVAELKPSGEVRSASPLSSPALSRDVASTSAAVASILPDDQAAAAGVSDYFDHKERSKERKKNVEANKTDDKRSNAMALLKAKREGKAKREEEEAKRLAERDRDDDKEELESVSGCKSAVKLKASEIYSDDSGSSDWDEDEKPTGKRSRSNSSKATSESEDDEKVPQRPVFITTREDLNKLRLSRYKMERFVNLPIFESTVLNCFVRISIGNNGQKPVYRVAEIVGVVETGKIYSLGTTRTNRGLRLKHGAHERVFRLEFISNQEFTESEFNKWNEMCQQGHVQMPTIDLIAIKQNDIKKALNYEFKDEDVDKIVEEKNRFRNRPTNYAMKKTCLMKERDAAMLRGDYDIAQDLGQQIDELENRASELDKRRSHTLNLISYINDRNRKKNVEDAEKAILEEARANKGLKISDPFTRRITQPRMGFKGAKKDDDDMQLAPLPPPPPGKKRPNEAGTSSSSTKPTDSKDFSLYSLHDFDIDLDVPLPVSTNSVPKPASKPAETVSKRSLNLEDYKKKRGLI from the exons ATGGGCAAACGGCGGACGCAATCCCTGATCGACTCCAACTCCAGCGATAGCGACAGCGAGTCTGAGACCAATCTGGAATCG GACCTGATGTCGCTGGCCAAGAAGCGCAAGAAGCCCCAAACGGCGGCCAAGTCGAGCTCCCgctccgactccgactccgactgGGCCAACAATAAAGCCGGAGCCCCCGCCtccaagaagaagaagcgccaGAAGGCCAGCAGGGACTCCAGTTCCTCGGAGTCCAATTGGGACGACGACAGCCAGGATGAGGAGCAGCCGGCCAGGCAAAGCCCAGCGCAGGCCCAACAGGAGCAAAAGGCCCCGGAACAAGCGAGTCAGCCCGCCCATCTCAGCGAACAGGAGGAGGGCGAGGTCTCTGACAGCGATTCCGACAAGTCCAAGTCCAACTCCTCCTCTTCCGGATCCGATTCCTCTAGCTCTTCGTCCTCCAGCTCCGATTCAGAGTTCGACGACGGTTTTGACGATGACCTCATGGGCGACGAGGAGGATCGAAGGCGACTCAATGCCCTGTCCGAAAAAGAGCGCGAAACTGAGATCTACAAGCGAATTGAGCAGCGCGAGTTCATGCGGACGCGCTGGGAAATAGAGCGGAAGCTGAAGCTAGCCAGGCGGGGCGAAAAGAACCAGGAGAAGTCCAAGAACAAAGGGGAACGggccaagaagaagaaggagaagCGTGAAAAGAAGGCGAAAAAAGCCCGGGCAGCACAGGCGGCCGCACCACCACAGACTTCTGCGTCCACGCTGACGGTTGCAGAACTCAAACCCAGTGGCGAAGTGCGGTCAGCGAGTCCCTTGTCCTCGCCCGCCCTCAGTCGAGATGTGGCTTCCACATCGGCGGCAGTAGCCAGCATTCTGCCCGATGATCAGGCAGCCGCCGCTGGGGTCTCCGATTACTTCGACCACAAGGAGCGATCCAAGGAGCGCAAGAAGAATGTGGAGGCCAACAAGACAGACGACAAGAGAAGCAACGCCATGGCCTTGCTAAAAGCCAAGCGAGAGGGCAAGGCCAAAAGAG AGGAAGAGGAAGCCAAGCGCCTGGCTGAACGAGATCGCGATGATGACAAGGAGGAACTGGAGAGCGTCTCTGGCTGCAAATCAGCCGTCAAGCTGAAAGCCTCTGAGATTTACTCAGACGACTCGGGCAGCAGCGACTGGGATGAGGATGAGAAGCCCACGGGAAAGCGGTCGCGCTCCAACAGCAGCAAGGCCACCAGTGAATCTGAGGACGATGAAAAGGTCCCACAGCGGCCCGTTTTCATTACCACTCGCGAGGATCTAAACAAGCTGCGCCTATCGCGCTACAAAATGGAGCGTTTCGTGAACTTGCCCATATTCGAAAGCACCGTGCTCAACTGCTTCGTGCGGATCAGCATCGGAAACAATGGTCAGAAACCCGTGTATCGGGTGGCAGAGATTGTGGGCGTGGTGGAGACGGGGAAGATCTACAGTCTGGGCACCACGCGTACCAACCGCGGTCTGAGACTTAAACACGGAGCCCATGAACGGGTGTTTCGGCTGGAGTTCATTTCGAACCAGGAGTTTACCGAGAGCGAGTTTAACAAGTGGAACGAAATGTGCCAGCAGGGGCACGTCCAGATGCCCACTATCGACCTAATCGCCATCAAGCAAAACGACATCAAGAAGGCGCTGAACTACGAGTTCAAGGACGAGGATGTGGACAAGATAGTAGAGGAAAAGAACCGCTTCCGCAACAGACCCACCAATTATGCAATGAAAAAGACCTGCCTGATGAAGGAGCGCGATGCGGCCATGTTGCGGGGCGACTACGATATTGCACAGGATCTGGGCCAGCAGATCGACGAGCTGGAGAACCGGGCCTCCGAGCTGGACAAGAGGAGGTCACACACCCTGAATCTTATCTCCTACATCAATGATCGGAACCGTAAGAAGAACGTTGAGGATGCCGAGAAGGCTATTCTAGAAGAGGCTCGTGCCAACAAGGGTCTCAAGATATCGGACCCCTTCACACGTCGGATCACCCAGCCACGCATGGGTTTCAAGGGTGCCAAGAAGGACGATGATGACATGCAGCTGGCACCACTTCCACCGCCGCCCCCGGGCAAAAAGAGGCCGAACGAAGCGGGTACTTCGAGCTCGAGCACCAAGCCAACGGACTCCAAGGATTTCAGCCTGTACTCACTGCACGACTTTGACATCGACTTGGATGTGCCGCTGCCGG TTAGTACGAATTCAGTACCCAAACCGGCCAGCAAACCTGCTGAGACAGTATCCAAGCGTTCGCTGAACCTGGAAGACTACAAGAAGAAGCGGGGCCTCATCTAG
- the LOC108026535 gene encoding neurotrimin gives MQPYKCSVLRCLFVALILGQVQAELDFNNDLDNSQKFKSIPTTVKTYENDTVQLPCTLRTPFRYVRWHRDDVALVDSRHPEMPKPDRVMLWPNGSLQVANVQASDTGDYYCEMNSDSGHVVQQHAIEVQMAPQVRIEPSDLTEQRIGATIEVVCEAQGVPQPLITWRLNGNVLQPHRSSGNRQSLVLDIKSRNQAGLIECVASNGVGEAAVANVYLHVLFSPEVVIPQPVVYTKLGSRAHLECIVEAAPAAAVKWFHHGLPVALGAHSTSHESELQMNRSVDHYVNAVRHTLVVKTVRNADMGQYECRASNAISLKTGSIELTGRPMPCLFKINPGTQSSTSHVLVWQTESLLPIMEFKLKFRQIPSNNVTRQIRTNWTELTIPQAQASNGLIYITTYTLHGLQPASLYEVSVLARNSFGWSDNSKIVRFATGGEVELPNYSTESELQDDLTDEDFQNEITQRSDVLSASMMFNSGSVYGHEVSVLIYSMCLIKLLLSIS, from the exons ATGCAACCTTATAAGTGTTCGGTTTTGAGGTGTTTATTCGTGGCTTTGATCCTTGGCCAAGTGCAAGCCGAGTTGGATTTTAACAACGATCTGGACAACAGCCAAAAGTTCAAGAGTATACCTACCACGGTGAAAACCTACGAGAACGACACTGTCCAGCTGCCTTGCACCCTAAGGA CTCCCTTTCGTTATGTCCGGTGGCATCGAGACGACGTCGCCCTGGTGGATTCGAGACACCCGGAGATGCCAAAGCCGGATCGCGTAATGCTCTGGCCCAATGGAAGCCTACAGGTGGCCAACGTTCAGGCCAGTGACACCGGCGATTACTACTGCGAGATGAACTCGGACTCGGGTCATGTGGTGCAGCAGCATGCCATAGAGGTGCAAATGGCGCCTCAGGTGCGCATTGAGCCCTCGGATCTCACGGAGCAGCGGATCGGAGCCACCATTGAGGTGGTGTGCGAGGCCCAAGGAGTTCCGCAGCCGCTGATCACCTGGCGGTTGAACGGGAATGTCCTGCAGCCACACAGAAGCTCGGGTAACCGCCAAAGCCTCGTCCTGGACATCAAGTCGAGGAACCAGGCGGGCCTCATAGAGTGCGTGGCCAGCAACGGAGTGGGCGAGGCAGCGGTGGCCAATGTGTATCTTCACGTTCTGT TTTCCCCCGAGGTGGTCATTCCCCAGCCGGTGGTGTACACCAAGCTGGGCTCCCGTGCTCATCTGGAGTGCATTGTGGAGGCGGCACCAGCGGCAGCGGTCAAGTGGTTCCACCACGGACTGCCGGTGGCCCTGGGAGCCCACTCCACCAGTCACGAATCGGAGCTGCAGATGAACCGCTCGGTGGACCATTACGTAAACGCCGTGCGCCACACGCTGGTGGTGAAGACCGTCCGGAATGCGGATATGGGGCAGTACGAGTGTCGGGCCAGCAACGCGATATCCCTAAAGACCGGAAGCATCGAGCTGACTGGCCGCCCGATGCCCTGCCTCTTCAAGATCAACCCGGGGACCCAGAGCTCCACGTCGCACGTTCTCGTTTGGCAGACGGAGAGCCTGCTGCCCATCATGGAGTTCAAGCTCAAGTTCCGGCAGATTCCGTCGAACAATGTCACCCGCCAGATCAGGACCAACTGGACGGAGCTCACGATCCCTCAGGCTCAGGCCTCTAATG GACTTATCTACATCACCACATACACCCTACATGGCCTTCAGCCCGCCAGTCTGTATGAAGTTTCTGTTCTGGCCAGAAATAGTTTTGGCTGGAGTGACAATAGCAAAATCGTTCGATTTGCCACAGGTGGAGAAG tTGAACTACCCAATTACTCGACGGAATCGGAGCTCCAGGACGACTTAACCGATGAGGACTTCCAGAAcgaaattacgcaaagatcgGATGTTCTGTCGGCGAGCATGATGTTCAACTCGGGCTCAGTTTATGGCCACGAAGTCAGTGTCTTAATTTATTCCATGTGTCTTATTAAACTTTTACTCTCGATAAGCTAG